GCTACCGCACTCCGGGAAGAGAATACTACCTTACTGGCAGCTACAACTTCTGATTTAAACAAGACCGCCCGTCCAACGATTCTGGTTTTTGATTCCGGAGTTGGTGGTCTATCTGTCTATCAAGAGATTCGGCAACTCTTGCCGGATCTCCACTATATATATGCTTTCGATAATGAAGCCTTCCCTTATGGCGAGAAAACGGCAGAAGTGATTATAGGAAGGGTCGTTCAGATTGTTGATGCGATCCAGAAGAAGCATCCTTTGGCGGTTGTCGTGATTGCCTGCAATACTGCCAGTACAGTCAGCTTGCCTGCCTTGCGTGAACGTTTTTCTTTCCCTGTTGTGGGGGTTGTGCCGGCAATCAAACCGGCTGCAAAGCTAACCTGTAATCGTGTTGTGGGATTATTGGCGACACGCGCCACCGTGAATCGCGACTATACCAAAGAATTAATTACCCAATTCGCCACGGATTGTCAGATGCATTTAATAGGTTCTGCTGAGTTGGTGGAATTGGCTGAACGGAAGCTACATGGTAAGGATGTCCCACGGGAAGCGCTGGAAAAGATATTGAAACCTTGGCTGAGAATGAAAGAACCACCGGATACCGTTATTTTGGGCTGTACGCACTTTCCTCTGATCGCAGAAGAACTTTCACAAGTTTTACCGGATGGAACAAGATTAATTGATTCGGGAGCGGCCATCGCTCGTAGAACCGCATGGTTGATCAAAAATCGCGATAATTTGTTTTTAACAACAGCAGAGAATTGGGCTTATTGCACGAAAATGGCGCCAGAGAGTGAAGCATTACGTCCTGTTTTACGTGAATATGGCTTCCTGATGCTGGAAAAACTATCAACCTAAGTAAAATTTGCTGAAATAATCACCGGTCGGTAATTTTTTTCAAAAAAACTATTGCCAGCACCGTAAAAGGCCCTATAATGCGCCACCACTGACCGACGCCAAGCTGAGAACAGCCGCGAAGGGAAGCAGGAAGAAAGCGAAAATAAACGCTTGACTCCGGAGGCGAAAAGCGTAAGATACGCAGCCTCGCAACCCGGCACAAACGCCCGGTTGCCAACGCTCTTTAACAAATTAATCAGACAATCTGTGTGGGCACTCGCAAGACACTATCCAACGCCGAAAGGCGGAAAATATTAAAGTCTTGAAGAGTGAACAACAGTTAATTCATTATGAACTAACAGTAAGATTCTTTGAGCATCAAACACTTTGAATTGAAGAGTTTGATCATGGCTCAGATTGAACGCTGGCGGCAGGCCTAACACATGCAAGTCGAGCGGCAGCGGGAAGTAGCTTGCTACTTTGCCGGCGAGCGGCGGACGGGTGAGTAATGTCTGGGGATCTGCCCGATGGAGGGGGATAACCACTGGAAACGGTGGCTAATACCGCATAATCTCTGTGGAGCAAGGTGGGGGACCTTCGGGACTCACGCCATCGGATGAACCCAGATGGGATTAGCTAGTAGGCGGGGTAAAGGCCCACCTAGGCGACGATCCCTAGCTGGTCTGAGAGGATGACCAGCCACACTGGGACTGAGACACGGCCCAGACTCCTACGGGAGGCAGCAGTGGGGAATATTGCACAATGGGCGCAAGCCTGATGCACCCATGCCGCGTGTATGAAGAAGGCCTTCGGGTTGTAAAGTACTTTCAGCGGGGAGGAAGGCGTAGGCTTTAATACGGCTTACGATTGACGTTACCCGCAGAAGAAGCACCGGCTAACTCCGTGCCAGCAGCCGCGGTAATACGGAGGGTGCAAGCGTTAATCGGAATTACTGGGCGTAAAGCGCACGCAGGCGGTCAATTAAGTTGGATGTGAAATCCCCGGGCTTAACCTGGGAACGGCATCCAAGACTGGTTGGCTAGAGTCTCGTAGAGGGGGGTAGAATTCCACGTGTAGCGGTGAAATGCGTAGAGATGTGGAGGAATACCGGTGGCGAAGGCGGCCCCCTGGACGAAGACTGACGCTCAGGTGCGAAAGCGTGGGGAGCAAACAGGATTAGATACCCTGGTAGTCCACGCTGTAAACGATGTCGATTTGGAGGTTGTGCCCTTGAGGCGTGGCTTCCGGAGCTAACGCGTTAAATCGACCGCCTGGGGAGTACGGTCGCAAGATTAAAACTCAAATGAATTGACGGGGGCCCGCACAAGCGGTGGAGCATGTGGTTTAATTCGATGCAACGCGAAGAACCTTACCTACTCTTGACATCCAGCGAAGCCTTTAGAGATAGAGGCGTGCCTTCGGGAACGCTGAGACAGGTGCTGCATGGCTGTCGTCAGCTCGTGTTGTGAAATGTTGGGTTAAGTCCCGCAACGAGCGCAACCCTTATCCTTTGTTGCCAGCACGTCATGGTGGGAACTCAAGGGAGACTGCCGGTGATAAACCGGAGGAAGGTGGGGATGACGTCAAGTCATCATGGCCCTTACGAGTAGGGCTACACACGTGCTACAATGGCGGATACAAAGAGAAGCGACCCCGCGAGGGCAAGCGGAACTCATAAAGTCTGTCGTAGTCCGGATTGGAGTCTGCAACTCGACTCCATGAAGTCGGAATCGCTAGTAATCGCAGATCAGAATGCTGCGGTGAATACGTTCCCGGGCCTTGTACACACCGCCCGTCACACCATGGGAGTGGGTGGCAAAAGAAGTCGGTAGCTTAACCTTTTTGGAGGGCGCTGACCACTTTGTGATTCATGACTGGGGTGAAGTCGTAACAAGGTAACCGTAGGGGAACCTGCGGTTGGATCACCTCCTTAACCTGAGATGGTGAAATGTGAGTGTTCACACAGATTGTCTGATGAAAGAAGAAATGAGCAGCGTCTGCGAAGAAGACTCGATGTCCCCTTCGTCTAGAGGCCTAGGACACCGCCCTTTCACGGCGGTAACAGGGGTTCGAATCCCCTAGGGGACGCCATATTGCTCAGGCCCTGGGTGAAAGGCAGTGCCATACAGTATTGTTAAGCGTGACTTGCGAGTCGGTTTAGCAATATTTGCTCTTTAACAATCTGGAACAAGCTGAAAATTTGAAACAATCAGTATGGTCATTCATGACGATATTGATGAGTCTCTCAACACACTCCGACCTGAAGACACCTTCGGGTTGTGAGGTTAAGCGACTAAGCGTACACGGTGGATGCCTAGGCAGCCACAGGCGATGAAGGACGTGCTAATCTGCGAAAAGCGCCGGTGAGCTGATATGAAGCGTTATCAGCCGGCGATGTCCGAATGGGGAAACCCGGTGCAATCCGTTGCACCATCATTCACTGAATCCATAGGTGAATGAGGCGAACCGGGGGAACTGAAACATCTCAGTACCCCGAGGAAAAGAAATCAACCGAGATTCCCCCAGTAGCGGCGAGCGAACGGGGAGCAGCCCAGAGCCATCATCATTGTCAGCGCCAGGAGAACGGTCTGGAAAGGCCGGCAGTAAAGGGTGAAAGCCCCGTATCCGAAGGTGTTGGCAGTGTGAGCTCGATGAGTAGGGCGGGACACGTGGTATCCTGTCTGAACATGGGGGGACCATCCTCCAAGGCTAAATACTCCTGACTGACCGATAGTGAACCAGTACCGTGAGGGAAAGGCGAAAAGAACCCCGGCGAGGGGAGTGAAAGAGAACCTGAAACCGTGTACGTACAAGCAGTGGGAGCACCCTTTGGGGTGTGACTGCGTACCTTTTGTATAATGGGTCAGCGACTTATATTCTGTAGCAAGGTTAACCGCATAGGGGAGCCGCAGGGAAACCGAGTCTTAACTGGGCGTTAAGTTGCAGGGTATAGACCCGAAACCCGGTGATCTAGCCATGGGCAGGTTGAAGGTTGGGTAACACTAACTGGAGGACCGAACCGACTAATGTTGAAAAATTAGCGGATGACTTGTGGCTGGGGGTGAAAGGCCAATCAAACCGGGAGATAGCTGGTTCTCCCCGAAAGCTATTTAGGTAGCGCCTCGTGAACTCATCTTCGGGGGTAGAGCACTGTTTCGGCTAGGGGGCCATCCCGGCTTACCAACCCGATGCAAACTGCGAATACCGAAGAATGTTATCACGGGAGACACACGGCGGGTGCTAACGTCCGTCGTGAAGAGGGAAACAACCCAGACCGCCAGCTAAGGTCCCAAAGTCATGGTTAAGTGGGAAACGAAGTGGGAAGGCTCAGACAGCCAGGATGTTGGCTTAGAAGCAGCCATCATTTAAAGAAAGCGTAATAGCTCACTGGTCGAGTCGGCCTGCGCGGAAGATGTAACGGGGCTAAACCATGCACCGAAGCTGCGGCAGCGACATTTTTATGTTGTTGGGTAGGGGAGCGTTCTGTAAGCCGTTGAAGGTTGGTCGTGAGGCTGGCTGGAGGTATCAGAAGTGCGAATGCTGACATAAGTAACGATAAAGCGGGTGAAAAACCCGCTCGCCGGAAGACCAAGGGTTCCTGTCCAACGTTAATCGGGGCAGGGTGAGTCGACCCCTAAGGCGAGGCTGAAAAGCGTAGTCGATGGGAAACAGGTGAATATTCCTGTACTCGGTGTTACTGCGAAGGGGGGACGGAGAAGGCTATGTCATCCGGGCGACGGTCGTCCCGGTTTAAGCGTGTAGGTGGGCAGTCTTGGTAAATCCGGATTGCTGATAACACTGAGGCGTGACGACGAGGCACTACGGTGCTGAAGTGACAGATGCCCTGCTTCCAGGAAAAGCCTCTAAGCACCAGGTAACATTGAATCGTACCCCAAACCGACACAGGTGGTCAGGTAGAGAATACTCAGGCGCTTGAGAGAACTCGGGTGAAGGAACTAGGCAAAATGGTGCCGTAACTTCGGGAGAAGGCACGCCGGCACTAGGTGAAGTGACTTGCTCACGGAGCCGAAGCCGGCCGCAGATACCAGCTGGCTGCAACTGTTTAATAAAAACACAGCACTGTGCAAACACGAAAGTGGACGTATACGGTGTGACGCCTGCCCGGTGCTGGAAGGTTAATTGATGGGGTTAGCGGTAACGCGACGCTCTTGATCGAAGCCCCAGTAAACGGCGGCCGTAACTATAACGGTCCTAAGGTAGCGAAATTCCTTGTCGGGTAAGTTCCGACCTGCACGAATGGCGTAATGATGGCCAGGCTGTCTCCACCCGAGACTCAGTGAAATTGAACTCGCTGTGAAGATGCAGTGTACCCGCGGCAAGACGGAAAGACCCCGTGAACCTTTACTATAGCTTGACACTGAACCTTGAGCCTTGATGTGTAGGATAGGTGGGAGGCTGTGAAGTGCGGACGCCAGTCTGCACGGAGCCATCCTTGAAATACCACCCTTGAATGTTTGATGTTCTAACGTGGGCCCGTTATCCGGGCTGCGGACAGTGTCTGGCGGGTAGTTTGACTGGGGCGGTCTCCTCCCAAAGCGTAACGGAGGAGCACGAAGGTTGGCTAAGCATGGTCGGACATCATGCGGTTAGTGCAATGGCATAAGCCAGCTTGACTGCGAGCGTGCCGGCGCGAGCAGGTGCGAAAGCAGGTCATAGTGATCCGGTGGTTCTGAATGGAAGGGCCATCGCTCAACGGATAAAAGGTACTCCGGGGATAACAGGCTGATACCGCCCAAGAGTTCATATCGACGGCGGTGTTTGGCACCTCGATGTCGGCTCATCACATCCTGGGGCTGAAGTAGGTCCCAAGGGTACGGCTGTTCGCCGTTTAAAGTGGTACGCGAGCTGGGTTTAGAACGTCGTGAGACAGTTCGGTCCCTATCTGCCGTGGGCGCTGGAAGATTGAAAGGGGCTGCTCCTAGTACGAGAGGACCGGAGTGGACGCACCACTGGTGTTCGGGTTGTCATGCCAATGGCACTGCCCGGTAGCTAAGTGCGGAAGAGATAACCGCTGAAAGCATCTAAGCGGGAAACTTGCCTTGAGATGAGTCTTCCCTTGTCCCTTTGAGGGCACTAAAGGAACGTTCGAGACGAGGACGTGGATAGGCCGGGTGTGTAAGCGTCGCGAGACGTTGAGCTAACCGGTACTAATGACCCGTGCGGCTTAACCTGACAACACCGAAGGTGTTTTGGGGTGATTTTGGGAGAAAGACGAAAAGTTTCAGATGAAAGAATGTCACAGCTTGTTCGGGATTGAAAACAGGATTTGTCTGGCGGCAATAGCGCGGTGGTCCCACCTGACCCCATGCCGAACTCAGCAGTGAAACACCGTTGCGCCGATGGTAGTGTGGGGCCTCCCCATGCGAGAGTAGGGCACTGCCAGACATTATTTTATAAGTGTTGCCCGATTGGCAACACTTTTTATTTTTAGCATTTGCT
This genomic interval from Xenorhabdus doucetiae contains the following:
- the murI gene encoding glutamate racemase, encoding MATALREENTTLLAATTSDLNKTARPTILVFDSGVGGLSVYQEIRQLLPDLHYIYAFDNEAFPYGEKTAEVIIGRVVQIVDAIQKKHPLAVVVIACNTASTVSLPALRERFSFPVVGVVPAIKPAAKLTCNRVVGLLATRATVNRDYTKELITQFATDCQMHLIGSAELVELAERKLHGKDVPREALEKILKPWLRMKEPPDTVILGCTHFPLIAEELSQVLPDGTRLIDSGAAIARRTAWLIKNRDNLFLTTAENWAYCTKMAPESEALRPVLREYGFLMLEKLST